Part of the Prunus dulcis chromosome 8, ALMONDv2, whole genome shotgun sequence genome is shown below.
AAGAAAGGCAACAATTACCACTATACTGGAAGCAGAATCTGTGGAATCACCATCGACATGGATAATGGAACTTCCTTCTGAGTAGAACTGATGAACAACATCTGGTTGCTTTTGAAGAACCTGATAGTACTGCCCCACAAAGTACGACCCCACCTGCAAGAACCCCAAATCATACATTACACAGATACGCAACCCTAAATCTatacataaaaatataaatatacactTGAAGGTTGCAGGAATTGAATCTTGACCTGAACAGCACTAACAGCTCCAGGATAAGAACTTGCCATTGCCTCCTCTCTCAACACAAACGCATGCAGCGACGGTGAAATACTTCTGTGTTATACTCTACGAAACCCTAACTCACAGTCGTCTACACTCTGATCGATCGGTCACAGATCCACACACAAGCCAACTATATAtcccaaaccctaaacccaagGTTTTACGGCACCTTGGGATTCGTCGTTCGAAAGTACCAGAAGCTCAGACCGGCAAGAAATCTTCAGAACGAAGGAAATGATACAGAGCTTAGCTTCGAGAgcgcgagagagagacagagagagtgGGCTTTGTATGCTCCAAAGGGTTCTGCCTCTGCTTCTTTCTGCTTTTGCTTGCTTCCGGCTTTGGTTTATGAGACTCCGATTCGCTAATTTTAAAGGGTTTTGCTGCAGAAGATCACAGCCGTTGGATTACTTCGAATCGCAACCGCTCATCAAAACCCAGGAAAGCTTGCGTAAAGATACAAAATAACCAAGGGAAAGGTATCCAACCAATCTATCAAGTAATCTCAGcgtttcattttattaaatgGACGGCTGATATTCGAATGAAGACACGTAGCACAaggttttatttataattcagATTTTATAACGCATATTTCATTTCAACTGTTCAATAACTgtctataattaaaaaaaaatcaagtttttatTGTGTCGCGAGAAAGTAGTTGTGGATGAGCATATGGAGAAAATCTTTCGTATCCTTATTTCATTGTTGTCTTTCTCCGTCTCTATCCTTACATCACCTATCAAAAGAGGGAAGGGATGTGGACAacgaaacaaaaacataaaagcaTTTCTCGAGCATATGAGGAGATGATCCACTTGATCTTTTGGTCGGATTTGCTAACGTGGGGCAAAGGTATCCTAATTTCCTGCCTTTGAGTCTCAGAAGAGTACCGAGTGCAATCTAGTGTAGTTTGACAATTTGGGTTCAAGTCATGCGTTTGGATTGGCTTATGGCCAAACACAGAACATGGATGGAATGTTAATGGAGGAACTGATTCCCGAAGCGTCACTGTCAATCAAACCGTAACGTGAGGAGTTGGGCAAGTCTGATTTTCCACTACCTAAATAAGGCAAAGGGATGTTACCGGCCCACAAAAAGCTAAAAGGAGGAGGTAAACAGAAATTTGCTTTCAACAAGGAAAGGCTGCTGGTTTCCAAGATTCCTTTCCTAGCGGCTGCTGGTTTCCAAGATTCCTTTCCTagcttttttcttatttattcaAATGAAATGACACCCTACATGTTAGAACCATTTTGCCTACCTTGAAGTTGGAGGAACGATGGATCAGAAAATTTGTAGGCTTTCAGTAAGCAACAAATAAATAGCATTGTTGAAGATCGAGAAATTTCTACGCGTAAAAATGTTTGAAAATCATTATCTAAAATACATTTGCCATACACGACTATAACTGATCACTAATTCCTGTCTCTTCAAAAATCTTTGTTAGCTACAAACCAATGttccccccaaaaaaaacttgtgTCGATTGGGTTCTgtaagaaaaggagaaaattaGATTACATGGGCAAAATATCGCAGGCTAGTCCTGCCACCTCAGTAGTAAGTCCCATAATACGCCTGAGGCACTGCAGCAGGTTGCGGAGCTGGTGCTGTAGCTGCCGCTGCTACTGCCACGGTTGGCTGCGCGTAACTTTGTGGAGGGAAGGCCTGCTGAAATTGTAATTAAACTATCAGCTcagaaaacatatatatggGAGGggcaaagaagaaaggaaagcaaaagaaaacaaaaaaaaacaaaaaacaaattaaaagataTCGATAATGTGTTGTATACCTGAGCAGGATATGTAGAGGGATAAGCACCATAAGCAGCAGTTTGTGGCGTCGTTGCGGGCATTTGTGGATTGGCATAGCCACTTCCATAACCACCATATGCATTGTACGgctattaaaagaaaatttgaataaacaGATcagataaataatttttttataattgaaaTGAGGacaaaatccaattttgaattcaaattgtTATCTGGAGACATCTCTCCCTACTAAATGCATCACGTCAGAAAACTACCTGCTGGGTATAACCAGGGGTCCACTGTTGTCCCTGTGTAGCTTGCGTAGCTGGTGGCCAAGCTTGCGGCTGTACACCATAACCAGCTGGCCACTGGCTTTGTGCACTTGGGTATGCTCCCATGATAGACTGGGCAGGCGAAGGAACACCAGAGTAAGACTTTGCCATCTTTACTTTGTCGGAAGATAAAAAGTCCTCAGCTTGACGTTTTTTCTCTGACAGGCTGCTCCTATGAGGTAAGAAGAGCTTGGCATGGCGATCCTCGGCCTTCTTTATAGACCGTGCATCTCCAAATAGATTAATAAACTGCAAAATCATTTCCAAGCACATCAGAATTTGAGGCCAAAATCCAagagaaacagaaaatttgTGTTCAAAGGCACAAAGGACAAATGGAAATTAAGATATTAAAGAAACAACTAAGATATTTCATCACTGGCTGAACATCGCATGCACTCAGGTAGTAATAAAGCACCACAAGACTTCCAAATAAAACTCACAAAGCAGAACAAACCTCAAACCTTTCCACTTCCAGAGGAAGTCTACTACTCCTCAAGAACAAAAACATCAGAGACTCCTCCAGTTAACAAAAAACAGGGTCAATATTAACCTCCCGAGCTTGACCAACATAGAAACTCTCAGGCACTTTACATATTCCCTTGAGTTTCAAGCGTGTAATGTGTGAGTATGAGAGAGAGGATCCGGTCAAAAATCATGTAACTCAACTCAACGAGTacggttttatatataaacacctCTTTGAATATTCATCTTacaataaaacataaaatatttataccTCCAAATAGATACTAGATAGCTCTTCTCTGTCGGTAACACTCGCGAAATTGGGGTTTTCTGAGCTGGGCTCTATGAACTTCACAACCAATGAATCTAAATAATCAATTTTCTTTGGCAGTGGCTGAATTGACTCAAAATGTATCAGAGCCTGCAAGtagaattaaagaaaaacgtgaaattagtttaatttctaagagagaaaatggaatacatatatatatatatatattatgcagagagagagagagagagagagagagagagagagaacctcAAGTAGTGGTTTTGACAACTGTACATGCTCAAGCGCTTCAACTACAATTTCTCTAGCTTTTTCAGCATTCAAAGATACCTAGgaacaaatgaaaagaaaaagcaacgAGATGCGAAAACATTTAGTTCACAGAAGCATATCCTAAAATGgcacaaaaaattcaaggaTGCATATCATAAAAGGACATCTAGTTCACTTGAATTAAGTTAAGTAATTTTGGCAGTAATCCATAAAAAAGACAGACATTAACTAACAACCTACCAGGTATGTGAACCGAGAGTACTGAGCAAACAACATGGGTAATGTCTGTGAAtgctcttttcctttttcaatgGCAATGGCCTGTTCGTATAAAGAGTAGGCAGCTTCCACATTTCCCtgtgaaaaataaagaaacaatcAGGTTCAAACATGCAACATGTGTAAGGAAACTGGTAAGGTTCAACTTGTTTATATCATCTCACCAAGCGGTGTTCCATGTTTGCATGcttaacgattgcttcaagAAGCCCGGGTGAAATTTCAGAATGTACAAGTTGATAGGCAGCCTGAGCACCAGGTATATCCCCACTCTGCTCTTTGAACCGACCAGCAAAAAGGTGAATCTCTGGTTTTCTCTGCCATTTCAAGACAAACAAGTCATACATTAGACATTCccag
Proteins encoded:
- the LOC117636612 gene encoding pre-mRNA-processing factor 39 isoform X3, with the protein product MQQEWGRLAMIYSRILENPNQQLDRYFNSFKELAGSRPLSELRTAEEAAAAAGAHSEGGDQVNGEEVGSDVAEQSPKPVSGGLTEAEDLEKYITIREEMYKKAKEFDSKIISFETAIRRPYFHVRPLNVAELENWNNYLDFIEREGDFNKVVKLYERCLIACANYPEYWIRYVLCMEAVGSLDIANNALARATQVFVKRKPEIHLFAGRFKEQSGDIPGAQAAYQLVHSEISPGLLEAIVKHANMEHRLGNVEAAYSLYEQAIAIEKGKEHSQTLPMLFAQYSRFTYLVSLNAEKAREIVVEALEHVQLSKPLLEALIHFESIQPLPKKIDYLDSLVVKFIEPSSENPNFASVTDREELSSIYLEFINLFGDARSIKKAEDRHAKLFLPHRSSLSEKKRQAEDFLSSDKVKMAKSYSGVPSPAQSIMGAYPSAQSQWPAGYGVQPQAWPPATQATQGQQWTPGYTQQPYNAYGGYGSGYANPQMPATTPQTAAYGAYPSTYPAQQAFPPQSYAQPTVAVAAAATAPAPQPAAVPQAYYGTYY